The region TGGCGAAACTGGAGCGCATCTACGAACAAAGCCGTGCCCAATACCGTGAGCAAATCGCAGAATTAATCACGTACTGGGAAGCTGCACTAAGCAGTCAGGACAGCCAGCGTATCGATCAGGCATATCAGGAAATTACCCGGTTTTTAGAAGAATTAGGTGAGTAAAAGTGACAGACAATCCCTGGGAAGTACTGGGCATTGACCCCGGTGCCGATAAAAAGACCATAAAACGTGCCTACACAAGTAAGCTTAAGTTATGTAAACCCGATGAAGACCCTGAGGGGTTTCAACAACTGCGTGCAGCCTACGACGCGGCTTTAGCTTATCTGGAAGAGCAACCACAGCAACGCGTGAAACTGGGCTCAACAGATGCGCTGCACAGCCAGCCTGACACACAGGCTGAACCAGAAGCTGCGCCCCCAGCTACTTTACCCGAGGCACCGGAGCAACCCGATTTTTCCGCCCAGGAACAACACGTAAGCCATGTTGAACCGAGCATACCTGCTAACAATCAGGAAATGCAGGAGTTTAAAAAAGAGCTGGCGGAGCTGCTGGATAACTCCTATCGCCGCAATCAGCAAGGTGCCTGGCAGTTACTGATTGAACACCCAGCCTGCGTGGATGTGCAAAACCGTCGAGCGGCCTCGCACCGGATATTTTACGCCATACTGAACTATCAAAAGTCGGAGCGAGCAGAGGTCACTCCACTGGATATAGAAGTCCTGGTATTTTTGAACCTGCACTTTGACTGGGCGGAAGATCAGGAGCTGGAGGAGCAGGTGGGTCATCCCGATTTTTACAACATGACCCATAAAGAGATGCCAGAACCAGAAATTCGTATTGAGCCGGTGGGTGACACCAGTAACATTGCTAATCTTTTTATCGGTCTGACCATTCTCTGTGCTCTGGGCCTGATCATGATTTCTATCTAAGCATCCGGCACTTCTTGTGGCGGCTGGGCTGGCAGAGGTTGAGCATCACGGCTGCGC is a window of Pseudoalteromonas sp. R3 DNA encoding:
- a CDS encoding J domain-containing protein produces the protein MTDNPWEVLGIDPGADKKTIKRAYTSKLKLCKPDEDPEGFQQLRAAYDAALAYLEEQPQQRVKLGSTDALHSQPDTQAEPEAAPPATLPEAPEQPDFSAQEQHVSHVEPSIPANNQEMQEFKKELAELLDNSYRRNQQGAWQLLIEHPACVDVQNRRAASHRIFYAILNYQKSERAEVTPLDIEVLVFLNLHFDWAEDQELEEQVGHPDFYNMTHKEMPEPEIRIEPVGDTSNIANLFIGLTILCALGLIMISI